aataaacaaaattgttagcacaaattatttaatctttttacttATGATCTTTTCAATTAGACATACTCcgtagaaattaaaaattgatctATTTTCaacaaattacaaaataaattattttttcaaactaaaatatataatttttagaagttcttcacatattaaaaaattatattattagtgaatgaaactaatttttacacatttgataaattcaaaattttattcgTATGTAGTTGATAAttccataaataaaaatatcagcacccgtttttcatatttaaatatcgaaaaaattatgaaaaattcgatgatgaaagttactatttttcttgaatCACAAGAGATTGATGACGTATAAATCCCAATTAGATTGAATAACTGaatcaaaaattatatttttgaaatcaatttggattaaattgaaaaaaaaaacaaaattgagggataaaattataaattctaaaaagcAGTGCCTTACGTGCCCTTTTATTACGTAACAAACAACCTTTGACTCGACGCGACGTAATGTAATAAGAAGCAACCCTCAGGGACCAAAGTGTAAAATGCCTCAAAACTTTCCGACCCCGGTTCAATCGCTCTACATATTCTCCATTGTACCCGAATCTAACATCCAATGTCATTTGTGTAATTTATCACTTTAACatgtcaaaattaataaaaatatgtcttaatagatattcaaatttgtaataatttatttagtatttagCAATAAACACTtctgataaatttaaaattaaatttttaattatgaaaatttatcaaaagttAAGAACGTATATCAAAAAagcttttataatttttaaatttttttcctataaatagaattaagAAACTTTAAGCTTAGGAGAGGAAttctcataaatttttaacaaCTCATAGTAGAATGACAGTAAGTATTAGAGGCAGTACATGCACTCTCAAAAATAAACCTCAAAGAGATCCTAAAACATTATAGATTCCTACCCTATATTTCATTCAACCTCCTCCTCCTCACTGGAGGCTCGAGCATTTGCATAAAACAGTAACAACCTGAGGTTCCAAAGCATTCACATCATTATATTTCTACccatttctaatttttcttttgtgttttacTTGTCGTTTTAACTATTAGAAATATGCTAGGAATAACTTGAATGTCTTTTAAGGATTGTTCTTTACATCACATATACTTAGAATCAAGTTTCTTATAtgatttatgtgtttttactCAATGCTTGTTTTCTGAGTTTTAAAAACagataactttttattcttGGATGTTGAATTTCATAATTATGTGTATAAATCAAAATGTTAGATTATGACTCTTTGATGATGATTTATGTGTATTGGCATGAATGAATTATGATTGCATGATTAATTTAGCTTGTAAAAATtgtcatattagaaaattcaCTTACTATAAGTttgtttgatatatttttactttaaaatttagatattttatgtaacacccggaatttttatatatttaataatgagtttttatttaagttaattttagtctcattattattgggtttaatttaaaatgattatattttggttattcaaatttttccaaatgcatatttatataagtaaaattatatattggaaaattatggtagaattgtaaaggatgtgtttataaaagaaatttggaaaaattgattatttaatttaattgtgtgttaggactaaattggaaatttattttggaataaggattgaaagtataattttatttttatggggttttaatggaaatttgtgagtttggtattttcgtaaataaatatgtcggtcgggggtatttttgtaattgtgtattttcggtgaattctaatttggcccaaaattaaatagttaagggcttaattgtaaggctaaaaagaagtttgggggttaaattggaattacgggatgaaattgtaagtaattaagaaagttgagggaccaaattgtaataaggaaaagttcgggggcctaatgtcgatattgaaagaaaaagaagtcggggaagaagaaaggagagagagagagagtgcggcgtcgggagagagagagggcgTTGCGGCGTCGGCGGCGGCGTCGGCGTGGGCGTTGGCGGCGTCTTGTTGGCCAGCAGCGGCAGCGGCGGCGTGAGGCGGCGGATTCGCGTGTGGCGGCGGCTTCAGTGTTTCGGCCGTTTCCGGCGTTGTTGGCGGcgagttgggtggcgatcggctcctcggCGAGGCTTTCTTTTAGTAGCGGCGGCCTTTGTGGTGGccgggagacggaagatccggtggagagagaaaatggtggcggccgtgtttgggcttttccggccggaggatggacaatcggaggacatatcccgactctcctcggctcaagcttcgcgatggcactagtttcgtggcgatcgggcttcgtttgcaaatcgacggccgtgatcgttcgcaaatctctccggatggtcgggtgtcggatcaggaaaatcgggcggggatcgtcatcggtagcgtcgttgtgagtccgatggtgtgttcggatcgtcgatcggactcccgTGGTGGGCGAGTCGGCGGCCAAGCGTCttagtaattttctttggcccgttatttttagaaattcttagtttaattgtgtcttttggtttatattgtgtatttgatggtatttgtgggtcaaaataattgtctgtcggttacgccttgtgttttgtctttgtgtggcggagtcggaaatagtgaagtttggggacccgactcccgttgttttaattgtaagtatttggagtgtttttccggcagtcctggacccgttttacggggggtaatgttcgtgttgtaggggaggttctggattttcggtagaattctccgagtcgagattcttagacagtcgatcctaggaatctagacctaggatctattgtaattgtttcatcgttttgataaattgttttccgtgattagatgatctgtcattggctcgctcctaccgaggcaccggagtacgagctaggaggtcgccctaattctgtgagttaaagtcatatatcgtttacgcacgtgtcatgcataaaatttgatttgctctgtgaatatttatttgcaatttcaatttttcattcaattattattattatcatttgcatgatgcttttaattactatttaaatatgttttcctttattaccaattttaatattgcatgatgactcgggatgggacggtagaacataggagttggatgagtgtccaatataatatgagagagataagaaaagggtaaagaggtaaaaattttaagaaagaaagattaggacacATACGgtgagcatcgctctctgggcttagtagagtgtggttgcttgggagtaaaggtccccggtcgagctttgctctcggtatggcttatttggaaatttaagtgaccggtggaggtaaggtccccggtcgagcattgctctcgagcgatcttattggattaagagagtcgaatggctactagatttcttatttggatatttaagtgaccggtggaggtaaggtccccggtcgagcattgctctcggggcgccgatcttattggataagagagccaaaaggctaaggccGAGAGTTAAGTGGCCGgatcggaggtaaggtccccgtcgagctttgctctctgggagccagtcctattggaatgagaggtttgagatgatagagttgaggttagttgagacataagtgttgaaataatcgagattttagagttgggattagagttctactgaagtactctgtcccgttgcatgtggaataaattttgtttaagcatggcatgacacgtatggttcgcgtgatttattaattattttaaaattaaatgaatgtgacattgagatatttgaaactgttttagatgtatgattttaactcactctcgagactgacagtctccatttattttttttttcagctTTGTGACTGATAGTTCTcctgcgactcttattcagtaacccgactccttcatcatcgggtgaagtatttgatttggtatgtaaaatggtaaatcttagattctccgcagtagtaatagtagatgtatcagttgtaaattttctgagcttcgggtctcgcctagtattttctggtagaccgaagtagttttgtaaagtgtaactattaagataatttatggttttaataatataaatttgagttgagatttgtttaaatcagtgagtgtcaggcttactacgggtttcggtggccttaagcctacccattccctagtgccggtcacgggcccacgggtggggtcgtgacattttatgcattttttgGCTTGCATATTGCTAAGCATGTTTCGTGTATTTTTGTGTATGTACGCCGGAATTCCGGGGTTGGAGTGCTTAAAAATAACCAAATTGGCCTAGAACAGGAATCTAGAGCCAATTGGTACTTATCAGTTGGTTGTTCGTCCCAAATCTGTCATGTTTCCTAAATTTCAAGCACTTCTATtgatttttgtcatttttaacctagtttagttatttctttttaaatttattaattttagaaagggtcgtaataatttatatttactattttctttatcttgCTTTAtgtttttgctttattttgatGGATGAATGGTAAGTATTTATTGTGCAAGTGTTAACTAAAATTGGACAGCTAAACATAGGCTTAAACTTTGGTTAGgttaaatattagtaaattgaGCCTAAACTAAACTTATTTAGATTTAGCAAACTTTTgccatatttaaatttaatcaatGAACTCACTTAGAATAGAGATTGAATTGGACAACATGTAATTAGTAGTCCATATAAGGTAATGATTTAGTAATCAAGAGCATAATTTGTAAATAAGCTAGATTAGATGAGCTTCTTTTAGCATAATTAAGAAGTTACTTTAGgctaacaaaataaatgaaaattggacttaactaaaataggctagacTTTGGTGGACCTTATATGCTCTagtaattataagaaatagctcgttaaataataaaattaaaaataagaatacactaataaaaaatttagcttTCGAATCTATTTCTGGATGTGACGAAatttccttatggaatctaaaACGGTATcgaattagtaaaagtgtcctacAAAATTACCGAGTGGCAACTCCTTTCTTCGCCTTAATCTCTGTGGCTAGTTAGTGTGTTCCAATTAGATTAAAAAGCTTTGCAATGTCAAAACTACTAGAGACACTTGAATGCACGCCCGAAGCCGACGCCCATAAAAAAATCTTACATTTTTATGGACACccttattcatcatttataaatataatattcaatatttattacaatgattattttttattttgttaattcttaaacGTTCATTGTTTTAGTAAAGAAtgttcattatatatatatatatatatatatatatatatgacatcactataaaatattatttttatatagaaataatatctattctttataaaattagatttactataataaatattaaaatatttttgtaattacataaatatttattatttataatataatattcattaatttgttaataaatattcattatcaataaaatatcatattcattaattaattcaattagacatgtataacataaatataatataaatcgtctttatattataaaagaaaagaaaaatcaccttttatagttaataaaagaaaaatcaaactaaaattatacaaaaaatatttatattgtagtacaaatatcttttcaataaaataaaattagtaaacaatgaatatttaacatttaaacaataaatatagtgcagatttaatgaataattcaatacaaatttaataaacacaagttatttaaaaaataaatacgtGTGTGTGTCAGTTTCTGACGCATTTGTAATACCTAGACTGGACCATAATACATTATAGTCCGAAAACCAGAATATAATAGCTTGCAATAATCATAGCAAAtcacatataaaattaaaattcatcaattatcatattaaaaaacctATTATGAGAAATACAAACTAAACCCTTAGCCTTGAATCCAACAAAAGATTGCCAAAAGAATCATGCTCTAAAACATTTTCAAAATATGACTTTCACTTTATTTCATTCTTTGGTtgcacatatataaaaattaactttctttatattaaataaaaaagcgTTGTATTTGATAAGCTTACTACCAAtcttatatatcaaaataacaaacaATATGTAAAAATGATCAATAAATTTAGCATTCTTCTTCTAAAAGCTttctctaataattaataatcacaagaaaaaatataattttattaactaacagagttattatcttattaaacaTTAAACATAACGAGGgttgaattattaataattaaaccaaGTGGAGTGTCAACCCTAAAGCCAAAATCACTGtaatatatcataaatataaaccgACTTACTTGCCATCACAGTATTGGCAAATCATGGAACTCTCTAAAAGAAAGGAATGCAAATCATGGAGCACAATTCCAGAAAATAGAATGAAATAAACCAAATGATTAAAGGTAAAATGGAGGGAGACAAGAGGCAGGGCAATACTATCTCAGCATTGAATAAGCACAGAAAGCACATCACTTTCAGGTTTCGGCCCTATATTTAGCAGCTATAGTCATGATTCTTACATCAGATGATGGCATTGACCAaccaaatcaaaaaatttcgATCTACTTCATCGAAAGCTTCCATACCTCTCGAACATTAGAAGAACCATCTGCGACTTCAGCAACCAGACTTGCAGCCATAGCTCCTGCATTAAGAAACAAAGGCTAATTCATCAATACCTTTGCAAAATGTGCCACCAAGAAACTACACAAGCACAGATAAGCACACACATCCGATAAATTTCCATAATACTAATTTAGGCTGTCATGTATAAGATTACATATCTATAACACAATCATGACCCTTCAAGCTCTAAATGTTATTGCATAAGATTTTCTTGTCAAACAATGACATAGCCTTACTAGGTTAAGCGCAGATGATAATATACAAGGAGATGTTGCCATGAGGCGCGTATGTAGAACAGTGTAACATTTACTGTTCCCCTCCCCAACTATTTTCAAGAAGGCTTGCAGTAAAGCATTTTTGTGACAAGTATAACAAAAAACAACAATAGCATGACCAGCCTATTAATAGAATTAGCAGAATACAAACACAAACATCTATAAAACAGAAACAAACATCTTAAAGGACTAGCTAACCATCTTTCTCCACCATAGATAGGAATTGCCGTGTTCCCCCACCAACTCCAAAATAATGCTTTTTAGCTGACATAAATACAACTCCACAAGAGTGACGTATGCACTGCAGAATAACAATTTTGGGATTCAGGAATTATGAGTTTGTAATGAAGGATAAgatcaaataaaaacaatatttctaaagaaaaacCTTCTTTATAAGCCCATAAAGACACTGTTGAGCAGAGATCGAGTATATTGTCTCAGCCATTAAAATGACATCATAAGCAGAAACTGGATGCTGCCCTGAGCTAGAGATCTGATCCCTTTCATTATTGTTTATATGAGGAAGACATTGATGGACTTGACTCCAGTCACCAGCAAAGAATCGCAGTTCCATCCCAGGATCAGAATCTGTCTCATCTAATGCAGTACCAGGAGTATTTTTCAAAAGATTGATATTTACATTGGGAATTGTAAGAGATCGCAGAACTTCAGCATTAAAATCCTGAAAGTGTACAGCGGCTGCACCCTGAtacaagaaaaacaaaatgctCAACGAGCTGTAATACAAGATCCACACTTGACATTATAAACCATAAAGTCaaggaataaaatatttacctcAAGGCATGCAAAGATCCCTGGAAGCCCATGACCACATCCAAGCTGAAAGCATCATAGGGACTTGGTAAGAATAGGCCAATAGCAATGAAAGCAAGAGACAAAAGACATCTATCTTAGCAAAAGTTTTAGGACCCTTCCAAAAAGAAGCCTTTATAAATGAATAGGAGAGATTATGTATAATTGCTTCATAGTGGCAGTCATCATTTCACCAAAGATTTACCAACTCCCAAAGGTTAACATCACTAATTCTTTGACCACAGTCGAGTAAACAGATGTGTTCAGCATAAATacaatcaaaagaaaaaaataaaattatccaTCATAAGTTATGTCAACATCCTTGGAAGTTAACTAGGGAAATTAACATTTGGAATCACTATGCCATGTTGGCACCCTATTAAAGTAGCTTCCTGCACCTTCTTAAAATCATTTCTCATAGATTCTAATTTCTAATACTTTGATACTTTCACAAAAACATGAGTGAAACATCTGCTAATCTATTCAGACTCAATTCATCTGCTATTGGGATGGGTTAAAGCATCTGAGACTCATAGCTAACTTACTGCCCACTAGATTGAATGATAGGAACAAAATCAATGTGCAAGCTGACATGTGGTAATTGGAAAATCAGCATAAACTGAAGAATAGGTGCACCATAAGGAAAAGAGAGATGCAATGGACTAGGTCAGATGCTTTTGAAATGCAAGTCAAAGCCCTCAATCCAATAGAGAATCCTATCAAAGTGAAGATGTTGCATAAATCCTTAAAGTGACTCAATGCTCTATTACCCCAAAAAATGAGCAACCCACCAAATATTAACATCAGCACTAATttgaaatttgagaaaacagatGGCCCTAGAAATTCTCATAAGACAAAAGTAGACTCCACTATGTTGAAAAAGTATGCAAAAGAgtgaaataaactaaaatccaTAGCTTCACTTAAAGAGGAAACCTTCCATCTCATGATCctaaaacaagaaagaaaaacactcTCCACCCATTTGGTAAATACCATGGTAATGCAAATAAGCTAATACAGTCAGACGTAAAAGGTTCCTTAAAGACTAAGAGTCTAAGACCGCCTATTCCCTCAGGTGCTACATGACACACTAGGCTCTTGCTCCCTTGATGATTTACAAGAACAATTATTCTACTCCCATATAAGAAAGAgatacaagaaagaaaaaattaagggaCTAAAATAATCTAACATCAGCATTGAACCAAGACTATCATGGAGTAAGTTCCATATTATGACAATTGACAAATAATGCACTGCAAACAGCATAAATACATCACTTTATGCTGGGGAGAGCATAAGAACTTGAATAAAAAGCtgaataactaaaatttacCAAAGTTTCCACAACAAAATTTTAGAATCCTCCGCATTCATCAATATTTTTCACATctgaattaatatatatgtaaccTTATCCAGTCctattaaattaatcttttccTGAAATTATTGTCTGCTGATAAATAAAGAGTCAAagacattagaaaataacactagACTATTATATCCTTTCTCCTAAACCTCTCTTTCTCTAACTGAAACTAAGTTTAGAAATGGATATAGGATTACTATATCATCCTTTCTCTCATTTGCTAGACAAATTCATGAATTAGAAGTTATTGAACAGGGGATAAGCAACCAGAAGACAATGTAAGCACCCCATGCACCTAGTCCTAGCCTCAAACCGAGTGCTCACTTAAGCAGTCTCTCCCCCCATTTGCACTTCTGGCAGTGCTTTACTGTTCCATGCAATACTTTGCCTTGCATTAGACAAGACTGACATAATTCTTGCACCAAAGGACTGTCGGTGATGACAAGATGGAGACACTAAGATTTACATGGAATTCAAGGCCAACTCCAGTTTTTATCTAAGCCGTACAGAAATCATAAAAGTCTTTCATAATCTCATTGGGAAGTTGTCACCTATCTCACATAGAGAACCTATATGCTTCCATGATTtatttgaaaaggaaaaataaaaatctggCATCTTTTCTGTTCCATTATTTGCTCCAGACTCAAAGTTCTTCAATGGTATTC
The Ricinus communis isolate WT05 ecotype wild-type chromosome 1, ASM1957865v1, whole genome shotgun sequence DNA segment above includes these coding regions:
- the LOC8275724 gene encoding histidine protein methyltransferase 1 homolog, producing the protein MAANSTFKLFGTSGGLGLGLFDSASSEAPLPSPPPPVEVLSSEVSSDLKCTVEPVHLDGLTLLKGRVSTKEVFGLPNSDLVPGVYEGGLKLWEGSLDLVKTLRGEVQNGRLSFTGKRVLELGCGHGLPGIFACLEGAAAVHFQDFNAEVLRSLTIPNVNINLLKNTPGTALDETDSDPGMELRFFAGDWSQVHQCLPHINNNERDQISSSGQHPVSAYDVILMAETIYSISAQQCLYGLIKKCIRHSCGVVFMSAKKHYFGVGGGTRQFLSMVEKDGAMAASLVAEVADGSSNVREVWKLSMK